Proteins encoded within one genomic window of Empedobacter falsenii:
- a CDS encoding glycosyltransferase family 2 protein: protein MKSELISVIVPCYNQAKYLDECLQSVLNQTYQNWECIIINDGSTDNSEEVARRWLNKDSRFRYFYKDNGGAGSARNLGLKKSNGTWIQFLDGDDFINKDKLSLVEKVELKINFIYTDFNLYSNGEILPPFCDLSRYQLTISNLITYWDNGFNIPIHCPIIKRELIGDLRFIDEFKLHEDWLFWIMLFNDKDVNVKFDNNAYAFYRDHTLNTTKDQNKLELNSNKVYNYAYNTVLNSENKAILFASIVSKYTISRSQLFINIKELDKLRNNKYFRMRRFLYKILKF, encoded by the coding sequence ATGAAAAGTGAACTTATTTCAGTTATCGTGCCTTGTTATAATCAAGCAAAATATTTAGATGAATGCCTACAATCAGTTTTAAATCAAACTTATCAAAATTGGGAATGTATCATTATTAATGATGGTTCTACAGACAATTCAGAAGAAGTTGCTAGAAGATGGTTAAATAAAGATTCTCGATTCAGATACTTTTATAAAGATAATGGAGGAGCAGGTTCAGCAAGGAATCTAGGATTAAAAAAATCGAATGGAACATGGATTCAATTTCTTGATGGAGATGATTTTATAAATAAAGATAAGTTGTCTTTAGTTGAAAAAGTAGAGCTTAAGATTAATTTTATTTATACAGATTTTAATTTGTATAGTAATGGTGAAATTTTGCCTCCATTTTGTGATTTGTCAAGGTATCAATTAACTATTTCAAATTTAATTACCTATTGGGACAATGGATTTAATATTCCTATTCATTGTCCAATAATAAAACGTGAATTAATTGGTGATTTACGTTTTATAGATGAATTTAAATTACATGAAGATTGGTTGTTTTGGATAATGTTATTTAATGATAAAGATGTTAATGTGAAATTCGATAATAACGCTTATGCTTTTTATAGAGATCATACATTGAATACTACAAAAGATCAAAATAAACTTGAATTAAATTCAAATAAAGTCTATAATTATGCATACAATACTGTTCTTAATTCTGAAAATAAAGCTATTTTATTTGCTTCAATTGTTTCAAAATATACAATCTCCAGAAGTCAATTATTTATAAATATTAAAGAACTAGATAAATTAAGAAATAATAAATATTTTAGAATGAGGAGGTTTTTATATAAAATATTAAAATTTTAA
- a CDS encoding glycosyltransferase family 2 protein: MLKVSVIIPNYNHSSYLKERIDSVLNQTFQDFEVIILDDCSTDNSKEIIEAYRNHPKISHIVYNEKNSGSTFKQWKKGIELSKGEWIWIAESDDWCNSLFLETLISDTDDNLSVIYCQSVTYLPNNLQLIRHDLHPYVIDIDSDKFINEYLLKGNVIYNASMAIFKKSKFLKITSDEYTKYKFCGDWIFWSELAFLGKVRRYNRLLNNFRKTDDNNVTSRTVKLGNNYIEDVNALHYFKNKYNCNHVIYIKELKKYYFKSKEINLENPIKNKIKDNFIEILGNKKILFWDLKYFKNKLITNIYKKIKENV, from the coding sequence ATGCTAAAAGTATCTGTAATTATCCCAAATTATAATCATTCTTCTTACCTTAAAGAGCGTATAGATTCAGTGTTAAATCAAACTTTTCAAGATTTTGAAGTTATTATTTTGGATGATTGTTCAACTGATAATAGTAAAGAAATTATTGAAGCATATAGAAATCATCCTAAAATTTCTCATATAGTTTATAATGAGAAAAATTCAGGTTCTACTTTCAAACAATGGAAAAAAGGAATAGAATTGTCAAAAGGAGAATGGATTTGGATAGCAGAAAGTGATGATTGGTGTAATTCATTATTTTTAGAAACTTTAATAAGTGATACCGATGATAATCTATCAGTCATATATTGTCAAAGCGTTACTTATTTGCCTAATAATTTACAATTAATTAGACACGATTTACATCCATATGTAATAGATATTGATTCAGATAAATTTATTAATGAATATCTATTAAAAGGAAATGTAATATATAATGCTAGTATGGCTATTTTTAAAAAATCAAAATTTTTAAAAATTACATCAGATGAATATACTAAATATAAATTTTGTGGAGATTGGATTTTTTGGTCAGAATTAGCGTTTTTGGGAAAAGTTAGGAGATATAATCGTTTATTAAATAATTTTAGAAAAACAGATGATAACAACGTAACTTCAAGAACAGTTAAATTGGGAAATAATTATATTGAAGATGTTAATGCTTTACATTATTTTAAAAATAAATATAATTGTAACCATGTAATTTATATAAAAGAACTTAAAAAATATTATTTTAAATCTAAAGAAATAAATTTAGAAAATCCTATTAAAAATAAAATTAAGGATAATTTTATTGAGATATTGGGTAACAAAAAAATTCTATTTTGGGATTTAAAGTATTTTAAAAATAAATTAATTACTAATATTTATAAAAAAATTAAAGAAAATGTTTGA
- a CDS encoding glycosyltransferase family 2 protein has product MFDLSIIIANYNNGHFFNDCYKSLINQTHKDFEVIIIDDCSTDNSIQVIEELVKGDSRFKLYKNEINLGYQKTLIKAIDLCTTNLFGRLDPDDALINTAIEKSIDAHIKNPSCGLVYSNTIHCDHMLKPLEVIKGKQITDLIFLNGEISHFATFKKKYYLETDGIDIHNKRAEDQDIYMKMCEVSQVFYLDEDLYLYRIHNNGASTNKNRNKALFWYWVAIIKAAERRNINVEDDFISNYVRMYKYQDLYNKYNKLLNNRWIKLGFKLGLIKKYK; this is encoded by the coding sequence ATGTTTGATTTATCAATAATTATAGCAAATTATAATAATGGACATTTCTTTAATGACTGTTATAAAAGTTTAATTAATCAAACTCATAAAGATTTTGAAGTAATTATAATTGATGATTGTTCGACAGACAATTCAATTCAAGTAATAGAAGAATTGGTTAAAGGGGATTCAAGATTTAAGCTTTACAAGAATGAAATAAATTTAGGATATCAAAAAACACTTATAAAGGCAATAGATTTATGTACAACAAATCTTTTTGGAAGATTGGATCCTGATGATGCATTAATTAATACTGCAATTGAAAAAAGTATAGATGCACATATAAAAAATCCATCATGTGGTTTGGTGTATTCTAACACAATTCATTGCGACCATATGTTAAAACCTTTAGAGGTAATTAAGGGTAAGCAAATTACCGATTTAATATTTTTAAATGGTGAAATTTCACATTTTGCAACGTTCAAAAAAAAATATTATTTAGAAACAGATGGTATTGATATTCATAATAAAAGAGCGGAAGATCAAGATATTTATATGAAAATGTGTGAAGTATCTCAAGTGTTTTATCTTGATGAAGATTTATACTTATATAGAATTCATAATAATGGTGCATCAACAAATAAAAATAGAAATAAAGCTTTGTTTTGGTATTGGGTAGCCATTATTAAAGCTGCTGAAAGGAGAAATATAAATGTAGAAGATGATTTTATAAGCAATTATGTGAGAATGTACAAATATCAAGATTTATATAATAAGTATAATAAATTATTAAATAATCGTTGGATAAAATTGGGTTTTAAATTGGGCTTAATTAAAAAATATAAATAA
- a CDS encoding glycosyltransferase family 2 protein, producing the protein MNTPFFSIIIPVYNVEKYIYRCVESVLNQSFLDFEVIIVDDDSPDYSIKIINENFSDNRIKIISKNNGGLSDARNFGLEHACGVYVWFIDSDDYITINALEKIYSTLKLNINIDIITFNMKVCFENKNRETYVLENAPENTELMSSYNYIQKYNIFPYNATLQCYKRSFLITKNYKFTKGIYFEDIYLNLDIYKEGASIIGIKEVLYTYYRREDSITSMRINENHLISQMKVLKKVYNFYIQNDTPKKYFKERLIIEYNRIKALYNNNFLDIDYGIIKNIEIPSDNNKSIANKLERLFFYYFPLFVLKYQVLFRKMNTLENILFKK; encoded by the coding sequence ATGAATACACCCTTTTTTTCTATAATTATACCTGTATATAATGTAGAAAAATATATTTATAGATGCGTAGAGAGTGTACTTAACCAATCTTTTTTAGATTTTGAAGTCATAATTGTAGATGATGATTCTCCAGATTATTCTATTAAAATTATTAATGAAAATTTTAGTGATAATCGTATTAAAATTATTTCTAAAAATAATGGAGGATTAAGTGATGCTAGAAATTTTGGCTTAGAGCATGCTTGTGGTGTGTATGTGTGGTTTATTGATAGTGATGATTATATTACAATAAATGCTTTAGAAAAGATATATAGTACTCTGAAATTAAATATCAATATAGATATAATAACTTTCAATATGAAAGTTTGTTTTGAAAATAAAAATAGAGAAACATATGTACTAGAAAATGCACCAGAGAATACAGAATTAATGAGTTCATATAACTATATACAAAAATATAATATATTTCCTTATAATGCGACATTACAATGTTATAAAAGATCATTTTTAATAACTAAAAATTATAAATTTACTAAAGGTATTTATTTTGAGGATATTTATCTAAACTTAGATATTTATAAAGAAGGCGCCTCTATTATAGGCATAAAAGAAGTTTTATATACATATTATAGGAGAGAGGATTCAATAACTTCAATGAGAATAAACGAAAATCATTTGATTTCTCAAATGAAGGTTTTAAAAAAAGTATATAACTTTTATATTCAAAATGATACACCTAAAAAATATTTCAAAGAACGACTAATAATTGAATACAATAGAATAAAAGCTCTTTATAATAATAATTTTTTAGATATAGATTATGGAATTATAAAGAATATTGAAATTCCTTCAGATAATAATAAGAGTATAGCTAATAAATTAGAAAGGTTATTTTTTTACTATTTTCCACTTTTTGTATTAAAATATCAAGTGTTATTTAGAAAAATGAATACGCTTGAAAATATATTATTTAAGAAATAA
- a CDS encoding glycosyltransferase family 32 protein translates to MIPKIIHYCWFGGNPKPESFYICLDSWKKILPDYEIIEWNETNFDINCCEYVKLAAESKKWAFVSDYARALALYEMGGIYMDIDVEVKFSLDEFLVHRAFSGFEIKGSPFTALWATEKGHPWAKRVIDFYNEKTSFDLTTNTVFVSDLLVKEYGIDPNRDELQEGKDGIVIYPSTYFCLDLPKNYASHHFVGTWHDRDYPNPFKDYVHAYYKTRVFSEIENGKKEVHNVIFNHKMIEVDKVLNQIPFRMIVRYVLNNLFSKR, encoded by the coding sequence ATGATCCCAAAAATAATCCATTACTGTTGGTTTGGAGGTAATCCAAAGCCAGAATCTTTTTATATCTGTCTTGATAGTTGGAAGAAAATCTTACCCGATTATGAAATAATTGAGTGGAACGAAACCAATTTCGATATCAATTGTTGTGAATATGTAAAGTTAGCTGCTGAATCAAAGAAATGGGCATTTGTTTCTGATTATGCCCGTGCATTAGCTTTGTATGAAATGGGAGGGATTTATATGGATATTGATGTAGAAGTCAAGTTTTCATTAGACGAATTTTTAGTTCATCGCGCATTTTCAGGGTTTGAAATCAAAGGTTCGCCTTTTACAGCATTATGGGCTACAGAAAAAGGACATCCATGGGCTAAACGTGTAATAGATTTTTACAATGAAAAAACAAGTTTTGATTTAACAACTAATACTGTGTTTGTATCAGATTTGTTAGTAAAAGAATATGGCATTGATCCAAATCGAGATGAATTACAAGAAGGTAAAGATGGAATCGTAATTTATCCTTCTACCTATTTTTGTTTGGATTTACCTAAGAATTATGCATCTCATCATTTTGTAGGAACTTGGCATGATAGAGATTATCCAAACCCTTTCAAAGATTATGTCCATGCGTACTATAAAACTAGAGTTTTTTCAGAAATAGAGAATGGGAAAAAGGAAGTACATAATGTAATTTTTAATCATAAAATGATTGAGGTTGATAAAGTATTAAATCAAATACCTTTTAGAATGATCGTTAGGTATGTATTAAATAATCTTTTTAGTAAACGATAA
- the wecB gene encoding non-hydrolyzing UDP-N-acetylglucosamine 2-epimerase, which translates to MIAIIYGTRPEFLKVYPLILEAQKRKIDFITINTGQHTSMLTEMEDLFNFKANYNLKVQSSEFSNSNLLAKLINDIAEVVKEESIEKIIAQGDTFTVLASSVVAFVEKRKFYHIEAGLRTDDIHFPFPEEYNRRVVSLTSDLNFAPTSLAANNLLAENINESKVVITGNTIIDLLHYVLDKENVNLEYGNDVFITAHRRENIGENMYSICSAIRELAEENPEIIFHWSLHPNPNTRKFIFEAFKEIPDNINFIEPLNYIDAVKLMAKSRLLISDSGGIQEEAPTLQKRIIILRDETERPEVLDCGCGILVGADKDKIKKEFYKELNRSSNTFINPFGNGCASQLIFDRI; encoded by the coding sequence ATGATTGCAATAATTTACGGCACAAGACCAGAGTTTCTAAAAGTTTATCCATTAATATTAGAAGCCCAGAAACGAAAAATTGACTTTATTACAATTAATACAGGTCAGCATACATCTATGCTAACAGAGATGGAAGATTTGTTTAATTTTAAGGCAAATTATAATCTAAAAGTTCAATCTAGTGAATTTTCAAATTCAAACCTTTTAGCTAAATTAATTAATGATATAGCAGAAGTAGTAAAAGAGGAATCTATTGAAAAAATTATAGCACAAGGAGATACTTTTACTGTTTTAGCATCATCTGTAGTTGCATTTGTAGAGAAAAGGAAATTTTACCATATAGAAGCTGGACTGAGAACTGATGATATACACTTCCCGTTTCCAGAAGAATATAATCGACGAGTAGTTTCATTAACATCGGATCTTAATTTCGCTCCAACAAGTTTAGCAGCTAATAATTTATTGGCAGAGAACATTAACGAATCTAAAGTTGTAATAACAGGAAATACAATTATTGATTTGTTACACTATGTTTTAGACAAAGAAAATGTCAATTTAGAGTATGGTAATGATGTTTTTATAACAGCCCATAGAAGAGAAAACATAGGAGAGAATATGTATTCGATTTGTAGTGCAATTAGAGAATTAGCGGAAGAAAACCCTGAAATAATTTTTCATTGGAGTCTTCACCCAAATCCAAATACTAGGAAATTTATTTTTGAAGCTTTTAAAGAGATCCCAGACAATATTAATTTTATAGAACCTCTAAATTATATTGATGCTGTAAAACTTATGGCAAAATCAAGATTATTAATCTCAGACTCAGGAGGAATACAAGAGGAAGCCCCAACTTTACAAAAAAGAATCATTATTCTTAGAGACGAAACCGAACGACCAGAAGTATTAGATTGTGGTTGTGGTATATTAGTGGGAGCTGATAAGGATAAAATAAAGAAAGAGTTTTACAAAGAATTAAATAGAAGTTCTAATACTTTTATTAATCCTTTTGGGAATGGTTGTGCTTCTCAATTAATATTTGATAGGATATGA
- a CDS encoding NAD-dependent epimerase/dehydratase family protein translates to MIVGKGLIANLFTEVDLDEVVFFASGVSNSSETRKGEFLREQNLVEDTLANNPEKLFVYFSTCSIYDSSKYNSLYVLHKLHIEEIIKQKAKHFLILRVSNAVGRGGNPNLLMNYISRQILNDQELVVHQQATRNLIDVEDVKNITMKYIASKDWNKIINVAYTENFNILEIIEVFEQILFKKANKNIENKGEHYSIDVHELDYVFDLSDKTDYLHQLIEKYY, encoded by the coding sequence ATGATTGTTGGAAAAGGATTGATCGCAAATTTATTTACAGAAGTAGATTTGGATGAGGTTGTTTTCTTTGCTTCAGGCGTTTCTAATTCTTCTGAAACTAGAAAGGGTGAATTTTTACGTGAACAAAATTTAGTTGAGGATACATTAGCAAATAATCCTGAAAAGTTGTTTGTTTATTTTAGTACATGCTCTATATACGACTCTTCAAAATACAATTCTTTGTACGTTTTACATAAATTGCATATCGAGGAAATCATCAAACAAAAAGCAAAACATTTTCTTATTTTAAGAGTTAGTAACGCTGTTGGAAGAGGAGGAAATCCTAATTTGCTAATGAATTATATATCTCGTCAAATTTTGAATGACCAAGAATTAGTTGTTCATCAACAAGCAACACGGAATTTAATAGACGTAGAAGATGTAAAAAATATTACGATGAAATATATTGCTTCAAAAGATTGGAATAAGATCATCAATGTGGCATACACAGAGAATTTTAATATCCTAGAAATAATAGAGGTTTTTGAACAAATTCTATTTAAAAAAGCAAATAAAAATATTGAGAATAAAGGAGAACATTACTCAATAGATGTACATGAGTTGGATTATGTATTTGATTTGAGTGATAAAACTGATTATTTACATCAATTAATAGAAAAATATTATTAA
- a CDS encoding glycosyltransferase family 2 protein: MNSSNKLAIVIPLFKRDFFEETLDTLFNQTDKRFNLYIGNDASPENFDDILGKYKNNFDFKYHFFEENLGGEGKLVEQWERCISLTQNEDYIQILGDDDYVSNNFVETFYKILDEKKKFDLLRFKMLKVSAKSEILQEFPQIENLNSTEHLLNDLNQVYWISISENIFSRSVYNQLGIKKYPLAWRSDAMLVFEFGMENIEVSNNAFVAIRRSQIQLTMNISPKVSKFKKIAMSYFYNDLLEKHEARFKKKDRKNLVKKLVYYTSNINSSQKEILRKNLSFFEMIQFYLFKK; encoded by the coding sequence ATGAATTCTTCAAACAAATTAGCCATTGTTATACCTCTTTTTAAAAGAGATTTTTTTGAAGAGACACTTGACACTCTTTTCAACCAAACAGATAAAAGATTTAATCTTTATATTGGAAACGATGCAAGTCCTGAAAATTTTGATGATATTTTAGGAAAATACAAAAATAATTTCGATTTCAAATATCATTTTTTTGAAGAGAATCTTGGAGGAGAAGGTAAGTTAGTTGAACAATGGGAAAGATGTATTTCTCTTACACAAAATGAAGATTATATACAGATATTAGGTGATGATGATTATGTAAGCAACAATTTTGTTGAAACTTTTTATAAAATTCTTGATGAAAAAAAGAAGTTTGATTTGTTAAGATTCAAAATGCTAAAAGTTTCAGCAAAAAGTGAAATTTTACAAGAGTTTCCTCAGATTGAAAATCTCAATTCAACAGAGCATCTTCTGAATGATCTTAATCAAGTATATTGGATTTCAATTTCTGAAAATATTTTTTCGCGAAGTGTTTATAACCAACTTGGTATAAAAAAATATCCATTAGCATGGCGAAGTGATGCAATGTTAGTTTTTGAATTTGGAATGGAAAATATAGAAGTATCAAATAATGCGTTTGTAGCGATAAGAAGGAGCCAAATTCAATTAACAATGAATATAAGCCCAAAAGTATCAAAATTTAAGAAAATAGCAATGAGCTATTTTTACAATGATTTACTTGAAAAACATGAAGCAAGGTTCAAAAAAAAAGATAGAAAAAACTTGGTGAAAAAATTAGTGTATTATACAAGTAATATCAATTCAAGTCAAAAAGAAATATTAAGAAAAAACCTTAGTTTTTTTGAGATGATTCAATTTTATTTATTTAAAAAATGA
- a CDS encoding glycosyltransferase, which yields MKEKILLLTRKKLKIFYYFFIKLRTVYRANYHKIVPYVYNDNKYKNHFLNNQLEIKNQENFVDKIDRVVYCFWTGNNEVTKNRVESLEILRNNLGVEVKLITIFNLDNYILSDYPLHPAYQYLSLVHKSDYLRCYFMYHYGGGYSDIKRNNSNWQPIFESLEADPSKMIAGYPEFDPTKMGGKDLNKELNKDIFKYYKLCIGNCGFICKPYSPYVAEWYQELHKRLDYYHEELIKNPGIDRGFNKGYPIEWFEILSRIMVPLSLKYHNQIIYDKRLMPNFDDYL from the coding sequence ATGAAAGAAAAAATTTTATTATTAACAAGGAAAAAGCTCAAGATTTTTTATTACTTTTTTATAAAACTTAGAACTGTATACAGAGCTAATTATCATAAAATAGTCCCTTATGTTTATAATGATAATAAGTATAAAAATCATTTTCTAAATAATCAATTAGAAATAAAAAATCAGGAAAACTTTGTAGATAAAATTGATAGAGTTGTTTACTGTTTTTGGACAGGGAACAATGAAGTAACAAAAAATAGAGTAGAGAGCTTAGAGATTTTAAGAAATAATTTAGGAGTTGAAGTAAAGTTAATAACAATATTTAATTTAGATAATTATATTTTATCTGATTATCCTCTACATCCTGCTTATCAATATCTTTCTTTAGTTCATAAATCTGATTATTTGAGATGCTATTTTATGTATCATTACGGAGGGGGCTACAGTGATATTAAAAGAAATAATAGTAATTGGCAGCCTATATTTGAAAGCTTGGAAGCTGATCCTAGCAAAATGATTGCTGGTTATCCTGAGTTTGATCCTACGAAAATGGGAGGTAAAGATCTTAATAAAGAATTGAATAAAGATATATTTAAGTATTATAAATTATGTATTGGAAATTGTGGTTTTATATGTAAACCTTATTCACCTTATGTTGCAGAATGGTACCAAGAGTTGCATAAAAGATTAGATTACTATCATGAAGAATTAATAAAAAATCCAGGTATAGATAGAGGCTTTAATAAAGGGTATCCAATAGAATGGTTTGAAATTTTATCTAGAATAATGGTTCCTCTATCTTTAAAATATCATAACCAGATTATTTATGATAAAAGATTAATGCCTAATTTTGACGATTATTTATAA
- a CDS encoding glycosyltransferase family 32 protein encodes MKGNYIDKLKTIQWILFYKINLIKLKYIGDKKIISHNSLYKKKIKIGETNDYIEKYIWSYWNNTDIPSEIINYVESNRKINSNFKYIVVNEINLYEYIPDFPKDINFPSVQHKADLIRLMLLNKFGGIWIDITTILTKSLEWIIEIQQKYKIEYVGYYNPNMMISDNSMPMIENWFMASTKNSLFIQNWLNEFLNALYSQNPRQYYQKDADFEKIRQNINTPFDRTFTMHLSAQKILYSNNAYSYYLINAEDDGLFFNYSSKNRVDYCSSLLIRNFIQLPPVIKITGGDRIKLNDFIRQRIYSKYSIFYKYGIINNRQN; translated from the coding sequence ATGAAGGGTAATTACATTGATAAACTTAAAACAATCCAATGGATACTTTTTTATAAAATAAACCTTATCAAATTAAAGTATATTGGTGATAAAAAAATAATCAGCCATAATTCTTTATACAAGAAAAAAATAAAAATTGGAGAAACTAATGATTATATTGAAAAGTATATATGGTCATATTGGAACAACACCGATATTCCTTCTGAAATAATAAATTATGTTGAATCAAATCGTAAGATTAATTCAAACTTTAAATATATTGTCGTAAACGAGATTAATCTTTATGAATACATACCTGATTTTCCGAAAGATATTAATTTCCCTAGTGTTCAACATAAAGCTGATTTAATACGTTTGATGTTATTAAATAAATTTGGTGGAATTTGGATTGATATAACAACTATATTAACAAAATCATTAGAATGGATTATTGAAATACAACAAAAATATAAAATTGAATATGTAGGATATTATAACCCTAATATGATGATTAGTGATAATAGTATGCCCATGATAGAAAATTGGTTTATGGCTTCAACAAAAAATTCCTTATTTATACAGAATTGGCTAAATGAATTTCTAAATGCTCTTTACAGCCAAAATCCTAGACAATATTATCAAAAAGATGCTGACTTTGAAAAAATAAGACAAAATATTAACACTCCTTTTGATCGAACTTTTACTATGCATCTTTCGGCCCAAAAAATATTGTATTCTAATAACGCCTATTCATATTATCTAATAAACGCTGAAGATGATGGACTTTTCTTTAATTACTCTTCAAAAAATAGAGTTGATTATTGCTCGAGTTTATTAATTAGAAATTTCATTCAGCTACCTCCTGTAATTAAAATAACAGGTGGAGACCGTATAAAATTAAATGATTTTATACGACAAAGAATCTATTCAAAATATTCTATTTTTTATAAATATGGAATTATAAATAATCGTCAAAATTAG
- a CDS encoding glycosyltransferase produces the protein MNTPLVSINIPVYKCENYIIRCLESVKNQTYQHLEIILVNDCTPDNSVQLIEKFSESNPNLTIKIIHLESNQGLSVVRNRGIEESIGKYIYFLDSDDDIIVDCIEKLVENVLINNTEMVISQNRWINTFDQSIKDFGFPTLSKKKVYETNSEIFEAYCKGFFPVSSWNKLVDLDFIKQNKIYFIPGLYAQDELWMFHCMEKINSLSIIDNITYNYYLHANSVIFNRTKRNSENHQTILEWIVKSYRNTSDSNRKKLIRGWIVNFKKLIIQMQWKVLKDEEYYKINYNRMKKAPSLTFSDYLSSDFSKEQKKENLLLNLPTNIGFKIFKKRYEG, from the coding sequence ATGAACACTCCTTTAGTTAGTATCAATATTCCAGTTTATAAATGCGAAAACTACATTATTAGATGCTTAGAATCAGTAAAAAACCAAACATATCAACATTTAGAAATTATTTTGGTTAATGATTGTACACCTGATAACAGTGTTCAACTAATTGAAAAATTTTCTGAATCAAACCCAAATCTAACTATTAAGATTATTCATTTAGAATCGAATCAAGGGCTATCTGTTGTTAGGAATCGTGGAATTGAAGAATCTATAGGTAAGTACATTTATTTTTTGGATAGTGATGATGATATCATAGTCGATTGTATTGAGAAATTAGTAGAAAATGTTCTTATAAATAATACAGAAATGGTTATTTCTCAAAATAGATGGATTAATACATTCGATCAATCTATTAAAGATTTTGGATTTCCTACTTTATCAAAAAAGAAAGTTTATGAAACTAACTCAGAAATTTTTGAAGCTTATTGTAAAGGTTTTTTCCCTGTTTCTTCGTGGAATAAATTGGTTGATTTAGATTTCATTAAGCAAAACAAAATTTATTTTATTCCAGGATTATATGCTCAAGATGAATTGTGGATGTTTCATTGTATGGAAAAAATCAATTCATTATCGATTATAGATAATATTACTTACAATTATTATTTGCATGCTAATTCTGTTATATTTAATCGAACAAAGAGAAACTCAGAAAATCATCAGACAATATTAGAATGGATTGTTAAATCGTATAGAAATACTTCTGATTCTAATCGTAAAAAATTAATACGAGGTTGGATTGTTAATTTTAAAAAACTAATTATTCAAATGCAATGGAAGGTGTTAAAAGATGAGGAGTATTATAAAATAAACTATAATAGAATGAAGAAAGCTCCATCTCTTACATTTTCAGACTATTTAAGCTCAGACTTTTCTAAAGAACAAAAAAAGGAAAATTTGTTATTAAATCTTCCTACTAATATTGGATTTAAAATTTTTAAAAAGCGTTATGAAGGGTAA